A single window of Crassostrea angulata isolate pt1a10 chromosome 8, ASM2561291v2, whole genome shotgun sequence DNA harbors:
- the LOC128160859 gene encoding uncharacterized protein LOC128160859, producing the protein MHIRVNISGICEHNWQCNGTELANVCDDRLCVCNSGYIQNEKKCHKVKVNISGICEHNWQCNGTEFANVCDDQLCVCNPGYIQNEKKCYKDTNGVTLGTLFGGLMLGVIVIAVITTLTYRRLKFPTRKIQDPDVKFADNRTYGTARGCQTSFLNNTKQKVATVSIYSFAKETPGCNLPGKQQNERTEDVYNHLHEQTEHDDDTYDHACTAPNHGTDLSEYSHSRDIATVQSTSPFLDGGDYSTLGQ; encoded by the exons ATGCACA ttAGAGTAAACATAAGTGGAATATGTGAACACAACTGGCAGTGCAATGGAACAGAATTGGCAAATGTTTGTGATGACCGGTTATGTGTATGCAATTCAGGATACATACAAAATGAAAAGAAGTGCCAcaaag TAAAGGTAAACATTAGTGGCATATGTGAGCACAACTGGCAATGCAATGGAACAGAATTTGCAAATGTTTGTGATGACCAGTTATGTGTATGCAATCCAGGATACATACAAAATGAAAAGAAGTGCTAcaaag ACACCAATGGAGTGACGCTCGGGACACTGTTTGGCGGGTTAATGCTTGGTGTGATTGTTATTGCTGTCATCACGACTCTTACGTACAGAAGATTAAAATTTCCAACCAGAAAAAT acagGACCCTGACGTTAAGTTTGCAGACAATAGAACATACGGTACTGCCAGGGGATGtcaaacttcttttttaaacaatacaaaG CAAAAGGTTGCAACGGTATCCATATACTCTTTTGCGAAAGAAACGCCAGGATGCAATTTGCCtggaaaacaacaaaatgaacGGACCGAAGACGTTTACAATCATTTACACGAACAAACAGAACACGATGACGACACTTACGACCACGCATGCACTGCACCAAATCATGGTACAGATCTCTCTGAATACAGTCATTCACGTGATATCGCTACTGTTCAATCTACATCACCATTTCTAGATGGAGGCGACTATTCTACATTAGGGCAATGA